The nucleotide window GATCATTGCACTACAGGGAAAGCAGCAATTCTTAGCCTTGCCGCCCCCATAGGTATCAATTCAATCGTTTCTTCTTTACCGCCCACTATTACCGGGCTTTGAGGCAAGGTATCTGTTAAACCGTATTGATCAATTTTCCAGCTGTCGATTCGTTTTCCTGTTGTTGTAATGCTAATGGGTACCGCGTCCTGTGTAAAAGGAAAATTAGTGGCCGGCCAGCTTTTCTTAACCACTTTAAAAAGCTTTTTCGGATCCTGTCCCTTATAAACCAATCCGTAGTTCCATGAAGAACCGGGTAATATTTCAAAAGATGGCCATTTATCCGCATCAGCAGACTCCTGCCATTTTGAATCTCCTATAGCAGACTTTTTACTATCCATCCTCTTATACTCTTCCTTAATTTTTAATGAATAGGTTAAAGGACCCCGATTAACACTAATACTGTTCTTATTGGAAGTCCAGGTATTCACCTTCAATTGCATAGGCAAATCAAGCTGTACTTTATCGCCACTCTTCCAAAGTCTTTCGATTCTTATATAAGACGATGGTGATGGATTTTTCTTAACCACAACACCATTGACCTTTACCTGCGCATCGGCACACCATTCGGGTATTCTTAAATAAAAAGGGAAACGGGTACTTTTTGACAGGGTGAATGTAAAGTCAGCAGCTTCGTCAAAAGGGTAATGTCCTTTGGAAGCAATGCCCACTTCGGTTCCATTGCCCACTTTTGCTTTTACTACCGCCTCACTATATAGTATTGCTGCAATACCATTATCAGGAGTCGCCATAAAAACATGTTCGGCATAATAAGGCCATCCCTGCGCATGATTGTGCTGGCAACAGCGCGAGCTAAAGGGATTCATCATTACAAAAGGACCGCTGTTATCAATACCAGGATGATGATTCTTACTATCACTAACCGACATGTTGGGACTGGTTATATAGCGTAGCGCTTTGAAGTCGGGCATTACAGCCGCGGGATAAGTATTGAATGCAACGTTCTCGGTATGATCGGCCCAAAAAGGATCACCGGTAATACCCAGCAATATCTCATTGGAAGCCATCTGCTCTACCATGCCACAGGTTTCCACGCCCTGGCGGGGGTCCACATAACCTTTGCGGGCATTTTCATCTGCTCCGAACATTCCTCCCGGCACATTACCAAAACGCTCACGTATCAGATTGAACACATTATAGGTAGCATCCCAATCTTCCCGGCTGCCCGTTTGCAGGTAATAAGTAGCGGGCTCCCGAAATCCCTGTGCAATATTTACATTATGCCAGTTAGGTAAATTGTCTTTTTGCTTCCAGTCGGCTGTATTCCGATGCAATTTGGCTGCCAAATCCAGTAACCATTTTTTATCACCTGTAGTCCGGTTGTACAACCAATATACGCTTAGCATATTATCTCCTCCCCGGCTGTTCTCCCAATAATCCTTCAACATCATGCTATCGGGCAAATTGTATTGCCAGCGGAAATAGTTTTCCATAAAAGGCAACACTCTTTGGTCATTGCTATACTCGTAATAAGATTGCAGGCACCAAAGCATGATCATATTACCCCATAAATCCGGTTTTCCGTTTCTTAGAATCATCGGTCCGAAATAACCATCGGGCCGTTGACTTTTTAATGCGGACTCCAGCCAAATACGCGACTCGTCAATGATCTTTTTATCTTTCAACACGTAACCCAGGTTGGCATAGCCTTTCAACCAGTAAGGCACTTCTTCCCAACCATGGTCGCCTTTGCCATCTGCACTCAGCCAGGCGTTATTTTTTTTGGCCAGCCAGGCGCTGATCTCTCCCAGTTGACCAGTAAGACCATCGCGTTGCAGCTCCAGGTATTTTTGCAACCATCCCCTTGGCTGTATCGACCCAACCGGCAACTTTATAAAGTATAACTGTTGCAAAGGTTTTCTATTGGATGCATAAAACCGGTTCGTATAACTATTATCAGGCTTTTGCACTTCAGTAACTTTAGACTGCGCTGATGCCTGTAAACCACCGGCCAGGCAAAATGAAAGTGCCCCTCCTGTTACAATTGATCTATATAGGTTCATTGACTAACAATTAGTATTGACTGCTATTTAACGGTGACATCATACAATTGCTGGTGCAACTGCTTCAGTGTTTGTTCAGGCATCTTCATTACCTTGCGATCATAAGTAAGAATGCCGTTGGTTTCAATTTCTACATCAGTAGTTTGTGTATATACAGCGGCGGATAAGCCCAATGGAATTAATTTCTTCAAGTCATTCATAGACCTGGTATAACGCTGCAGCAGCTCTTCTTTATTTTTAAAGCTCTGGTAGCCCCAGTTATTTTTATCCTGCCAGGTATGGCCATCTACCGGTAAGCCAAAACCTCCAAACTCACCCAACACCAGTGCCTGTCCGCTTTTCCCAAACACTTCCGGATCGGGCATCTGAGGATCGGGGTAATGGTGAATATCCAGTACATGACCGGTATAGAAGAAGTTCCCTCCGCTGGCGCTGTTTACCAAACGCGAAGGATCATATTTCATGGTCCACTCTGTTATTTCCTTCGTTTTAAATTGTCCCCACGCCTCATTAAACGGCACCCATGATACAATCGAAGGAAAGTTGTGTGCTGCATCCATGATCGCTTTCCATTCTTTCCTGTAATATCCTTCCGATTCAGCAGTACGTTGCTTGTCCCTGTTGAATCCGGACACCTGACCTGAACGCATATCCCAATGATTACCGCCGAGGTCACCGCTTGGCATGTCCTGCCAAACCAGGATGCCTACGCTATCACAATAGTAATACCAACGGGCCGGCTCCAGCTTAATATGCTTACGAATCATATTAAAGCCCATCTCCTTTGTTTTAACAATATCAAATAAAAGGGCTTTATCGGTTGGAGCTGTAAACAATCCGTCAGGCCACCATCCCTGATCCAGCGGCCCATACTGGAATAATATTTTATTGTTCAAAGCCATACGGTTAATGCCCGCAGCATCTTTTAGAAGAGATGACTTACGCATAGCGAAATAGCTTTCAGCGTAGTCAATTTGTTTACCAGCCCTGTATAAATACACTTTCAGATTGTATAAATAAGGAGACGCAGGCGACCATAATTTTGCATTTTCTATTTTAATATCCGCATTCACTCCTGAAGGAACGGTTACCTCTCCTATTGGTTGCACACCATCCAAAGCAACGAACTTCACAATATCCCCTGCCTGGGCACCCTCAACAAGGGCCGATACGCGCAGCTGGCTTGCGTCTACATCTGGTGTATGTTTAGTTGATGCGATATGAGTAGCGGGTAGTATCTCTGTCCAAACTGTTTGCCAGATACCTGTTACAGGGGTATACCAGATACCTTCCGGCTTTTTTACCTGCTTGCCTCTTGGCTGGGGGCCCTCATCGGTAGGGTCCCAGACGTGTAAGGCTATCGCTTGCTGTTTGCCTTTACCCAAATAGCTTGTAATATTGAAAGAAAAGGGATCAAAGCCGCCTTCATGTCTTCCCACTTTTTTGCCGTTTACAAACACATCACACTGCCAGTCTACTGCACCAAAATTCAATATTACCTGGTTGGTTCCTGAGGGCTTAGAGAGCGCAATATTGGTGCTATACCACAGTGCCTGGTCTTTACCCACTGTTTTCCCAACACCGGAGAGAGCCGACTCAACCGGGTAAGGCACTAAAATATCTCCCTGGAATGTTGCGGGGATATTTTGTTCGGATGCGGGAGTAATTGCATACTTCCATAAGCCGTTCCAGTTTTGCCAGTTGGCTCTTTTCAACTGTGGCCTGGGATATTCAGGTAAAGGTTTTGCCGGGTTGACATCTGCCACCCATGATGTTTGAGGTTTACCCGGTACAATTTTCCAGGTACTCTGAGCCTTAGCTGTCACTGATAAAACAACGACTGCCAGGCATGGAAATAGAATTCGCATAATTAATTTTTAGTGAACAATGGCAATGAGTCTAAATATGGCAAACTTAATAGCTACATATTACTATGCAGTTAAAATTTGTTTCAAAAATTATACTTTTTGTACCATATTTTATGGTTCAAGGCCTCTTATTTTTTGAAACAGTACATTATAACTGATACCTAATATTACAACTCAGGTTTTTTCATTTTCCCGGCCGATGGCGTTCCATCGTTAACAACGGGCCAACCATCTGCATCCCAATTTACCTTAT belongs to Niabella yanshanensis and includes:
- a CDS encoding beta-L-arabinofuranosidase domain-containing protein, with the protein product MNLYRSIVTGGALSFCLAGGLQASAQSKVTEVQKPDNSYTNRFYASNRKPLQQLYFIKLPVGSIQPRGWLQKYLELQRDGLTGQLGEISAWLAKKNNAWLSADGKGDHGWEEVPYWLKGYANLGYVLKDKKIIDESRIWLESALKSQRPDGYFGPMILRNGKPDLWGNMIMLWCLQSYYEYSNDQRVLPFMENYFRWQYNLPDSMMLKDYWENSRGGDNMLSVYWLYNRTTGDKKWLLDLAAKLHRNTADWKQKDNLPNWHNVNIAQGFREPATYYLQTGSREDWDATYNVFNLIRERFGNVPGGMFGADENARKGYVDPRQGVETCGMVEQMASNEILLGITGDPFWADHTENVAFNTYPAAVMPDFKALRYITSPNMSVSDSKNHHPGIDNSGPFVMMNPFSSRCCQHNHAQGWPYYAEHVFMATPDNGIAAILYSEAVVKAKVGNGTEVGIASKGHYPFDEAADFTFTLSKSTRFPFYLRIPEWCADAQVKVNGVVVKKNPSPSSYIRIERLWKSGDKVQLDLPMQLKVNTWTSNKNSISVNRGPLTYSLKIKEEYKRMDSKKSAIGDSKWQESADADKWPSFEILPGSSWNYGLVYKGQDPKKLFKVVKKSWPATNFPFTQDAVPISITTTGKRIDSWKIDQYGLTDTLPQSPVIVGGKEETIELIPMGAARLRIAAFPVVQ
- a CDS encoding glycoside hydrolase family 2 protein, which encodes MRILFPCLAVVVLSVTAKAQSTWKIVPGKPQTSWVADVNPAKPLPEYPRPQLKRANWQNWNGLWKYAITPASEQNIPATFQGDILVPYPVESALSGVGKTVGKDQALWYSTNIALSKPSGTNQVILNFGAVDWQCDVFVNGKKVGRHEGGFDPFSFNITSYLGKGKQQAIALHVWDPTDEGPQPRGKQVKKPEGIWYTPVTGIWQTVWTEILPATHIASTKHTPDVDASQLRVSALVEGAQAGDIVKFVALDGVQPIGEVTVPSGVNADIKIENAKLWSPASPYLYNLKVYLYRAGKQIDYAESYFAMRKSSLLKDAAGINRMALNNKILFQYGPLDQGWWPDGLFTAPTDKALLFDIVKTKEMGFNMIRKHIKLEPARWYYYCDSVGILVWQDMPSGDLGGNHWDMRSGQVSGFNRDKQRTAESEGYYRKEWKAIMDAAHNFPSIVSWVPFNEAWGQFKTKEITEWTMKYDPSRLVNSASGGNFFYTGHVLDIHHYPDPQMPDPEVFGKSGQALVLGEFGGFGLPVDGHTWQDKNNWGYQSFKNKEELLQRYTRSMNDLKKLIPLGLSAAVYTQTTDVEIETNGILTYDRKVMKMPEQTLKQLHQQLYDVTVK